From one bacterium genomic stretch:
- the lipB gene encoding lipoyl(octanoyl) transferase LipB gives MLEHLNILSLGLKDYQETYKIQKELVKQRAAGQIPDTLLLVEHPPVFTIGRNGGRENILVSSIKLEKEGIKVHEIDRGGDITYHGPGQIVGYPIIDLKNYGKDIHLYLRMLEEVIIKLLEKFNIKAKRIKGMTGVWVRPVRDRSPFGDRTSRSNIGVSSNGVDDKKIASIGIRVSKWVTCHGFALNVDPNIKHFAMINPCGLGKSMTSMKEQLNGRCPEREKIEEILVECFRKIFSG, from the coding sequence ATGCTGGAACATCTCAATATTCTGTCCCTCGGATTAAAAGATTATCAAGAAACATACAAAATCCAAAAAGAGCTTGTCAAACAAAGGGCTGCAGGACAAATTCCGGATACGCTGCTTTTGGTAGAACATCCGCCCGTTTTTACAATCGGCAGAAATGGTGGCAGGGAAAACATATTGGTCTCCTCTATAAAACTAGAAAAAGAAGGGATAAAAGTTCACGAGATAGACAGAGGCGGGGATATTACTTATCACGGTCCGGGTCAAATAGTGGGATATCCGATAATCGATTTGAAAAACTACGGGAAAGATATTCATCTTTATTTGCGAATGCTTGAAGAAGTGATTATAAAGTTATTGGAAAAATTTAATATAAAAGCCAAAAGAATAAAAGGGATGACAGGTGTCTGGGTTCGCCCCGTTAGAGATAGGTCGCCATTTGGTGACCGTACATCCCGAAGTAACATCGGAGTTAGCTCTAATGGGGTTGATGACAAGAAGATTGCTTCAATCGGCATAAGAGTAAGCAAGTGGGTTACTTGTCACGGATTTGCACTTAATGTAGACCCGAATATAAAACACTTTGCTATGATTAATCCCTGCGGACTTGGCAAATCCATGACTTCTATGAAAGAACAACTAAACGGAAGATGTCCTGAAAGGGAAAAAATAGAAGAGATATTGGTGGAATGTTTTCGGAAAATCTTTTCTGGTTGA